The following coding sequences lie in one Vibrio toranzoniae genomic window:
- a CDS encoding ATP-dependent endonuclease: MQLERIEISGFRGVKRMSLTFDELTTLIGENTWGKSSLLDALSVVLPSDGVPYQFEMTDFHVDYSISHPQFQHLQIVLALKANDKNELKAGRYRKLKPIWVQDEFGVNRIYYRISATLEQYETTTHYAFLDLDGNPLKLHHPEKFAQELMTLHPVIRLRDARHFNRPFHHKAVSNVASGNGRQARIEKRIDNTCRRLMAIPGHVNKGEMRSSLESMQNLIEHYFSFKSVSRNNPRKPRDGLRYSTGANEKSIHQIVEETKSKQTRLLFMGLLNAYLQAKGPTDLRRCARPLLILEDPEGRLHPTHLARAWSLMQKLPMQKMLTTNSGELLSAVPLQSIRRLVRQSDKTIANKLNMNHFSKDELRRIGFHLRFHRPGALFARCWLLVEGETEVWLFNELANQCGYNLAAEGVQIIEFAQSGLKALIKVAQEFGIDWHVVTDGDAAGKKYAATVLSKLGNDQARHRLTELPDKDIEHYLYMNGFENFFRDMVKIPYDHPIPPKKVVARVLKKHAKPDLALAIVSNCESRGQECIPILLRWTLKRVITMANGNT, from the coding sequence ATGCAACTAGAAAGAATTGAGATTTCTGGCTTTCGGGGTGTCAAACGTATGTCACTCACGTTTGACGAACTAACCACGCTTATTGGTGAAAATACTTGGGGTAAGTCTTCATTATTAGATGCCCTGTCCGTCGTTCTCCCCTCTGACGGAGTACCATATCAATTCGAAATGACTGACTTTCATGTCGATTATTCGATTTCACATCCACAGTTTCAACACCTTCAAATTGTTCTTGCGTTAAAAGCCAACGACAAAAACGAGCTTAAAGCGGGTCGTTATCGCAAACTGAAACCGATTTGGGTTCAAGATGAATTTGGCGTCAACCGTATCTATTATCGAATCAGCGCAACGTTAGAACAGTATGAAACGACAACACATTACGCATTTTTAGACTTAGATGGAAACCCGCTCAAGCTTCATCACCCAGAGAAATTTGCCCAAGAGTTAATGACCTTGCACCCTGTAATTCGCTTACGAGATGCAAGACACTTTAATCGCCCTTTCCATCACAAAGCAGTCAGCAACGTGGCTAGTGGCAATGGTCGTCAGGCGAGAATAGAGAAACGGATCGATAACACCTGCCGTCGACTTATGGCAATTCCCGGTCACGTCAATAAAGGCGAAATGCGCAGTAGCTTAGAGTCGATGCAAAACCTCATAGAGCATTATTTTTCATTTAAGAGCGTTTCTCGCAATAACCCAAGGAAGCCACGGGATGGTTTACGTTACTCTACAGGAGCAAATGAAAAGAGTATTCATCAGATTGTCGAAGAGACCAAAAGTAAGCAAACTCGCTTATTGTTTATGGGTTTACTTAATGCCTATCTACAAGCTAAGGGGCCGACTGACTTAAGACGGTGTGCCCGTCCTCTTTTGATCCTTGAAGATCCAGAAGGTCGTTTGCACCCAACGCATTTAGCTAGAGCTTGGAGTTTAATGCAAAAATTACCCATGCAGAAAATGCTCACGACTAACAGTGGCGAATTACTATCTGCTGTACCACTTCAATCGATCCGCAGGTTGGTTCGTCAGTCTGACAAAACCATCGCTAACAAACTCAATATGAATCACTTCAGCAAAGATGAGCTAAGACGAATTGGTTTCCATCTTCGCTTCCACCGCCCTGGTGCTTTATTTGCTCGATGCTGGTTGCTGGTAGAAGGTGAAACTGAAGTTTGGTTGTTTAATGAGTTAGCCAATCAATGTGGGTATAATCTTGCAGCAGAAGGTGTCCAGATCATCGAATTTGCTCAATCAGGGCTTAAAGCTCTCATCAAAGTAGCACAAGAATTTGGTATAGACTGGCACGTAGTAACCGATGGTGATGCCGCAGGTAAAAAGTATGCGGCAACGGTCCTCTCAAAGCTTGGTAACGATCAAGCACGACACCGTCTAACTGAATTGCCTGATAAAGATATCGAACATTATTTGTATATGAACGGGTTTGAGAACTTTTTTCGTGACATGGTTAAGATACCTTACGATCACCCTATCCCACCGAAAAAAGTCGTCGCTAGAGTTCTCAAAAAACACGCGAAGCCAGACCTTGCTCTTGCCATCGTTTCTAATTGTGAAAGCCGGGGACAAGAGTGTATTCCGATACTACTAAGGTGGACATTAAAACGTGTGATTACAATGGCTAATGGAAACACGTAA
- a CDS encoding carboxylesterase family protein has translation MKLNKRSILAVTISMLLAACGSDNSNTPSSPEAPAALVPAPAETFTAQIGDTNINATKQELLITSNTEDDKLASVEVFKGIRFAKAERFEHSNPVGLNKLINSEGIVEATSFGDACPQNKSTSFGSGLELEQSEDCLNLNIWRPEGTTAQDQLPVYVFIHGGDFEYGSGANPMIHGDTVVAQGADEGNPFIAVTFNYRLGLLGSNWVKGVDVNGNFGLGDQETLLKWVQENIQNFGGNTGNVTLMGQGSGAMSIALLQQKVTEKKLEDSYFQRAIMQSIPYGFEYKSYNVAKDQASDTDTLRDNSIKQVLEEQKTALDPLQRLESWLLSSIGVEIPTVTPKSDNTPMATLMPYAPYLECSELKGGLLNSSSCKDGMGQAQPSRSNFVVPTVIGVNAQDSDNMSMLPNLTSLVPLIIDLMGDDTGDAEYTAQRMAEWLAIDGNKQLVKQRMHSLANSDEFSAQLELQDLIDALPKSAYEAMTPLFFGLKNQTGSDLLQLTDFYPNDEHEILSAINNMGQYRTIMNDTLFAGPARMKAAESEHATMYYFDHSPSFNVWTHNTGPNGETDIGDLLKSISCITGACNGSELPFVFNKAMKMDGTEVHPSSTDKKLMNEISRSWFDETLFSDSNQYNANEDQVLVIDTDGMALSAPNWDKTKNPGKDANLRQGRLTGLENLGLLLNYMPE, from the coding sequence ATGAAACTCAACAAACGTTCAATTTTAGCTGTAACGATCTCGATGCTGTTAGCAGCATGTGGCAGTGATAACTCTAATACCCCTAGTTCTCCAGAAGCGCCTGCGGCGTTAGTTCCTGCACCAGCGGAAACGTTTACCGCTCAAATAGGTGATACGAACATTAACGCGACCAAACAAGAACTCTTAATAACTTCAAATACTGAAGATGACAAACTGGCTTCTGTTGAAGTTTTTAAAGGTATTCGCTTTGCAAAAGCTGAGCGTTTTGAACACAGTAATCCTGTCGGCTTGAATAAGCTCATCAATTCAGAAGGCATTGTTGAAGCAACGTCGTTTGGTGATGCATGCCCACAGAATAAATCGACAAGCTTTGGTTCTGGCCTTGAACTGGAGCAAAGTGAAGATTGCTTGAATCTGAATATCTGGCGACCTGAAGGTACCACTGCACAAGACCAACTACCTGTATACGTGTTCATTCATGGTGGTGACTTCGAATACGGCTCTGGCGCTAACCCAATGATTCATGGTGACACGGTTGTTGCACAAGGTGCCGATGAAGGTAATCCGTTTATTGCTGTGACGTTTAACTATCGTTTGGGGCTGCTGGGGTCTAACTGGGTAAAAGGCGTCGACGTTAATGGTAACTTCGGTTTAGGTGACCAAGAAACGTTATTGAAATGGGTACAAGAAAACATCCAAAATTTCGGTGGGAATACTGGCAACGTAACCCTAATGGGCCAAGGTTCTGGTGCAATGTCGATTGCTTTATTGCAACAAAAAGTGACAGAAAAAAAACTAGAAGATAGCTATTTCCAGCGCGCCATTATGCAAAGCATACCTTATGGATTTGAGTACAAAAGCTACAACGTAGCAAAAGACCAAGCGAGTGATACTGATACGTTACGCGACAACTCTATTAAGCAAGTGCTTGAAGAACAAAAGACAGCACTTGATCCATTACAACGATTAGAAAGCTGGTTATTGTCTTCAATTGGTGTGGAAATACCAACAGTCACACCAAAGTCAGACAATACGCCAATGGCAACCTTAATGCCTTACGCACCTTACTTGGAGTGCTCGGAGCTTAAAGGTGGACTGCTGAATTCGAGCTCTTGTAAAGACGGTATGGGTCAAGCACAGCCAAGTCGCTCTAATTTTGTTGTACCGACGGTTATCGGTGTCAATGCACAAGACTCAGATAACATGAGCATGCTACCCAACTTAACCTCACTAGTGCCTTTAATCATCGATTTAATGGGCGATGATACTGGTGATGCAGAATATACTGCACAACGCATGGCCGAGTGGTTAGCGATTGATGGCAATAAGCAACTTGTAAAACAACGTATGCACTCTCTAGCCAACAGTGATGAATTCAGCGCTCAACTTGAACTGCAAGACCTTATCGATGCGCTACCAAAGTCTGCATACGAAGCGATGACTCCGTTATTCTTTGGATTAAAAAACCAAACAGGTAGTGATTTGCTCCAATTAACCGATTTTTACCCAAATGATGAACATGAAATACTGTCGGCAATCAACAACATGGGCCAATATCGTACCATCATGAACGATACGCTGTTTGCTGGTCCAGCTCGTATGAAAGCTGCTGAAAGTGAACATGCGACCATGTACTATTTTGACCATAGCCCAAGCTTCAACGTGTGGACACATAACACAGGTCCGAATGGCGAAACAGATATTGGTGATTTACTTAAGTCTATCAGTTGTATTACGGGTGCTTGCAATGGCTCAGAGCTGCCATTTGTATTTAATAAAGCAATGAAAATGGATGGCACAGAAGTTCACCCAAGTTCAACCGACAAAAAGCTGATGAATGAGATATCTCGTTCGTGGTTTGACGAAACATTATTCTCAGATTCGAATCAATATAATGCAAACGAAGACCAGGTGTTAGTGATTGATACTGATGGTATGGCGCTTTCCGCTCCTAACTGGGATAAAACAAAAAACCCAGGTAAAGATGCCAACCTACGTCAAGGTCGCCTAACTGGTCTTGAAAATCTAGGTCTCCTACTAAATTACATGCCTGAGTAA
- a CDS encoding TerC/Alx family metal homeostasis membrane protein: MNSTQSLLSTNSESFFSSPIMTTYAGFFLLTVALVAIDIYQTRGGNVTIKKAAIWSVFWFVLTFLFAGSIYLFWEVYAPNSDYTAQKATVSFITGYLLEKSLSVDNLFVFAMIFAQYQVPEHLRPRALLWGVIGALILRAIMISLGAQLLAEYHWVLYVFAAFLIGTGIKLALDKGEEESVNTLPEKLLRKIMPVTEDFHGPALMVKQSTKWVLTPMMLVIGAIAVMDVMFALDSIPAIFAVTQEPFLVLAANVFALLGLRSLYFVLQGMMDKFIYLKPALAFIMVFIGVKMLLVDSEWAIPTYWSLAVLISTMTIAVIASIYVKKPSIEQVN; encoded by the coding sequence ATGAACTCAACTCAATCTCTATTATCTACCAATAGTGAATCCTTTTTTTCATCGCCGATCATGACGACTTATGCGGGCTTTTTTCTGCTGACGGTTGCTCTCGTCGCTATTGATATCTATCAGACTCGTGGCGGTAACGTCACCATTAAGAAAGCGGCAATCTGGAGTGTTTTCTGGTTTGTTCTTACGTTTTTGTTTGCAGGTTCCATCTATCTATTCTGGGAGGTTTACGCGCCCAATAGTGATTACACTGCGCAAAAAGCAACCGTGTCATTCATTACGGGTTACTTGTTAGAGAAATCACTGAGCGTAGATAACTTGTTTGTCTTCGCGATGATCTTTGCTCAATATCAAGTTCCTGAGCATCTACGACCTCGTGCGCTTCTTTGGGGCGTGATTGGTGCATTAATACTTCGTGCAATTATGATCTCACTAGGCGCACAGCTATTGGCGGAATACCACTGGGTACTTTACGTGTTTGCTGCGTTCTTGATTGGCACTGGTATTAAACTGGCATTAGACAAGGGTGAAGAAGAGAGTGTGAATACACTGCCTGAAAAGCTACTTCGCAAAATCATGCCGGTAACAGAAGATTTCCATGGCCCTGCATTAATGGTTAAACAGAGTACAAAATGGGTACTAACACCAATGATGTTGGTGATTGGTGCGATTGCAGTCATGGACGTGATGTTTGCACTGGACTCTATCCCTGCAATCTTCGCGGTAACACAAGAACCGTTCTTAGTACTTGCTGCTAACGTGTTTGCGTTACTTGGCCTGCGTTCGTTGTACTTTGTACTTCAAGGCATGATGGATAAGTTCATCTACTTGAAGCCAGCACTGGCATTTATCATGGTGTTTATTGGTGTGAAAATGCTATTGGTCGACAGTGAATGGGCTATCCCAACGTATTGGTCTCTAGCGGTGTTGATTTCAACGATGACGATTGCGGTTATAGCGTCGATTTATGTGAAGAAGCCAAGTATAGAACAAGTAAATTAA
- a CDS encoding autotransporter assembly complex protein TamA, with amino-acid sequence MGNRVKTSIKQVVLAASFLLFTQHSSIAAEFEVKGLNKTLTENVELYLKPLADVPTSKLSKTKLIQRVQDALNPYGYYHSQLNILASDPESLVLEIDSGPVMRIKDSVIKIIGEASEDSDFINVLEKNKLASGCALSHPEYDRVKREILSLAKRKGYFDGQFIESEMEVIPSENVANIHLQFSSGARYKFGSLSIPDDGVDPLRIGKIPTFKQGDYFDTIKLGQLQSDLSETQWFRSVVVHGDFKELESNLEVPIKIVAQPSSRNIVQVGGGYSTDLGLRASLNWSKPWYNRRGHSFETKTYLSEQEQSLKLGYKIPTQEVTTDYYGIQFESKRIDHRDTKSFTNDLKFERYWQLDSDWQSTIYVKYLHEQYSQASEEDQSQLLLPGISFSQIDRKNDQLEINHRHIYSLEYSDPSLLSDSRLLRLEGSSVVSWDISEQQKLHFHSNVGINIAKSLSDVPSSLRYFAGGDGNLRGYGYESISPKDENGELTGARYMLTAGIEYQHQVYRSIWMGAFLDVGDAFDDKADWKRGTGLSLIWNSHFMPVKLDFAYGLDAPEGDEFRIHFSLGTQF; translated from the coding sequence TTGGGCAACCGCGTGAAGACCTCGATTAAACAAGTAGTGCTGGCAGCTTCATTTCTCCTGTTTACCCAACACTCTTCGATAGCTGCTGAATTTGAAGTTAAAGGGCTTAATAAAACTCTCACCGAGAATGTAGAACTGTATTTAAAACCTTTAGCTGATGTTCCCACTTCAAAGCTATCGAAAACTAAGCTCATTCAACGAGTTCAAGACGCACTCAACCCTTATGGTTACTACCATTCCCAGCTAAATATTCTTGCTAGCGATCCCGAAAGTTTAGTACTTGAGATCGATTCAGGCCCTGTCATGCGCATTAAAGACTCTGTTATCAAAATAATAGGTGAAGCGAGTGAAGATTCAGACTTCATCAATGTACTAGAGAAAAATAAGTTGGCTTCAGGTTGCGCGTTATCACATCCGGAGTACGACAGAGTAAAGCGAGAGATCTTATCTCTAGCAAAAAGGAAAGGGTATTTTGACGGTCAGTTTATTGAGTCAGAAATGGAGGTTATTCCTAGTGAAAACGTGGCCAATATACATCTGCAATTTTCTAGCGGCGCACGTTATAAATTTGGGTCATTAAGTATCCCTGATGACGGCGTTGACCCTCTGCGTATAGGAAAAATCCCTACGTTCAAACAAGGTGACTATTTCGACACCATAAAGCTAGGCCAACTCCAATCTGACTTATCAGAAACGCAATGGTTTCGCAGCGTCGTTGTCCACGGTGATTTCAAAGAACTAGAGAGTAACCTAGAAGTACCTATAAAGATTGTTGCACAGCCAAGTTCGCGAAACATCGTGCAAGTTGGTGGTGGCTATTCAACGGATCTAGGGTTAAGGGCTTCTCTAAATTGGTCAAAACCTTGGTATAACCGAAGAGGACATAGTTTTGAGACGAAAACGTATTTGTCTGAACAAGAGCAGTCTCTCAAGCTAGGGTATAAAATTCCAACGCAAGAAGTCACGACTGACTATTACGGTATTCAGTTCGAGTCAAAACGTATTGATCATCGAGATACAAAAAGCTTCACGAATGATCTTAAGTTTGAGCGTTATTGGCAATTAGACAGTGATTGGCAAAGTACAATTTACGTCAAATACCTGCATGAACAATATAGTCAGGCGTCAGAGGAAGACCAATCCCAACTGTTGCTACCCGGAATCAGTTTTTCTCAAATCGATCGTAAGAACGATCAACTCGAGATTAATCATCGCCATATCTATTCTTTGGAATATTCTGATCCGAGTCTGCTGTCTGATTCAAGATTGTTGAGACTAGAGGGAAGCAGCGTTGTTTCTTGGGATATTAGCGAACAACAAAAGCTCCATTTTCATTCAAACGTTGGTATTAACATCGCCAAATCATTATCTGATGTACCGTCATCGCTTCGTTATTTTGCCGGTGGAGACGGTAACTTGCGAGGCTATGGTTATGAATCCATTTCTCCTAAAGACGAAAATGGAGAACTAACCGGTGCGCGTTACATGTTAACTGCAGGGATCGAGTATCAACATCAAGTGTATCGCTCAATATGGATGGGGGCGTTTCTGGATGTTGGTGATGCGTTTGATGACAAAGCAGATTGGAAGCGTGGTACAGGGTTGAGTTTGATTTGGAACTCACATTTTATGCCAGTAAAACTCGATTTTGCTTATGGTCTGGATGCGCCCGAAGGCGATGAGTTTCGTATTCACTTTTCATTAGGTACTCAGTTCTAA
- a CDS encoding bifunctional metallophosphatase/5'-nucleotidase — translation MTKKNKPIKIVLAHINDTHSYFEPTSLQLSLKMNNHIIEPYVSTGGFARISTRFKQIEQDAKRQKFGTLFLHAGDCFQGTLYFSLFKGRANADLLNALNIDAMTLGNHELDMGNEPVAIFAKRIQFPLLAGNWNLSNEDINKTHTLADNEIVKPYLTETRSASFITKEFDGEKVAIFGLSIDKMASIANPDIDTPFENALETAKATIEQIHQAGINKIVLLSHLGYEADLELAANVTGIGVIVGGHSHRLQGDFSDIGLVKDDDYGVKIGDTYVVQAGFHAMSLGHCEIEFDSEGKVTHFNGKNELLLGRRLFIDAKLSEVGQDDAHDMACEFLNNHSNIVVCKKDPELQSILTDKYQPQVRKLQQQVITYVENNLRHVRIPDEQGPSQLAPLVAQSFHYLMNKKGHEVEFAIHNSGGVRNSLNSGDVSVADIAGKLLPFAVPIGMYKVRGETIADMLEGAINNALDNGVVGTGSGSFPYTHNLRFCYYKEAPLGHRIHHLEIYSESSGWQTVNHDRVYKGTSSAYTMKGKEGYDAVLGMLGNGTVTTDSMADCFIEFLQDHPESLQQHETMNCLECSK, via the coding sequence ATGACTAAAAAGAACAAGCCAATAAAAATAGTGTTGGCACACATCAATGACACCCATTCATACTTTGAACCAACCTCATTACAGCTATCACTTAAAATGAACAACCACATCATTGAACCTTATGTCAGTACTGGTGGTTTTGCGCGAATTTCAACTCGATTTAAGCAAATTGAGCAAGACGCTAAACGTCAGAAGTTCGGTACTCTGTTTTTACACGCTGGAGACTGCTTTCAAGGCACTTTGTACTTTTCATTGTTTAAAGGAAGGGCTAATGCTGATTTGCTCAATGCGTTGAATATAGACGCAATGACGCTTGGTAATCATGAGTTAGACATGGGGAATGAACCGGTTGCGATTTTCGCGAAAAGAATACAATTCCCATTGTTGGCTGGTAACTGGAATTTATCGAATGAGGATATCAATAAAACTCATACCCTAGCGGACAACGAAATTGTTAAGCCTTACCTAACTGAGACACGAAGTGCTTCTTTTATAACGAAAGAGTTTGATGGCGAGAAAGTCGCCATCTTCGGCTTAAGCATCGATAAGATGGCGAGCATTGCTAACCCAGATATTGACACCCCATTTGAAAATGCATTAGAAACCGCCAAAGCCACGATAGAACAGATTCATCAGGCAGGCATAAACAAGATTGTGTTACTGAGCCACCTTGGCTATGAAGCTGATTTGGAATTAGCAGCGAATGTAACAGGTATCGGCGTGATTGTGGGTGGCCATAGCCACCGCTTGCAAGGCGACTTCTCTGACATCGGTTTAGTGAAAGACGATGATTACGGTGTAAAAATTGGCGACACCTATGTGGTACAAGCGGGTTTCCATGCAATGAGCTTAGGTCACTGTGAAATAGAGTTCGATTCAGAAGGTAAAGTCACTCACTTTAATGGTAAGAACGAGCTGTTATTAGGACGTCGGCTGTTTATCGACGCAAAATTGAGCGAGGTTGGACAAGACGATGCCCACGATATGGCGTGTGAGTTCTTGAACAACCATTCTAATATCGTGGTATGTAAAAAAGATCCTGAACTTCAAAGTATCTTGACCGATAAGTACCAACCTCAAGTTAGAAAGTTGCAGCAACAAGTTATCACTTACGTCGAGAATAACTTGCGCCATGTACGAATTCCCGATGAACAAGGCCCAAGTCAACTAGCACCGTTAGTCGCACAATCATTTCACTACCTAATGAATAAAAAAGGGCATGAAGTCGAGTTTGCTATTCATAATTCTGGAGGAGTCAGAAACTCGCTAAATAGTGGTGATGTATCGGTTGCCGACATTGCCGGAAAATTACTACCGTTTGCCGTACCTATTGGCATGTACAAAGTGAGAGGAGAAACGATTGCCGACATGTTGGAAGGGGCTATTAACAATGCTTTGGACAATGGAGTGGTTGGTACTGGGTCGGGTAGTTTCCCTTATACTCATAACTTGAGGTTTTGTTATTACAAAGAGGCACCGCTAGGCCACCGCATTCACCACTTAGAAATTTATTCAGAATCTTCCGGGTGGCAAACCGTGAACCACGATCGAGTGTATAAAGGTACTTCTTCTGCCTATACCATGAAAGGGAAGGAGGGCTATGACGCCGTTTTAGGTATGTTAGGTAACGGAACTGTCACGACAGATTCAATGGCAGACTGTTTCATCGAGTTTCTTCAGGATCATCCTGAGTCATTACAACAACATGAAACGATGAATTGCTTAGAATGTTCTAAGTAA
- a CDS encoding DEAD/DEAH box helicase, with translation MTNTTTPTNFSDLGLISPLMARLSELEYQQPTPIQAQVIPSVLAGRDLIAGANTGSGKTAAFALPLLQQIHEDAPLDRRSGKGNFVSGLILVPTRELAKQVADSVKSYAVHFNGTIKTVCVFGGVSVNTQMQALRGGTDILVATPGRLLDLISSNAIKLDKVKTLVLDEADRMLSLGFTEELDAILKLLPSKKQTLLFSATFPEQVKTLTHELLNDPIEVQLQSANASTLVQRVFEVEKGRKTALLAHLIQQHEWRQALIFVNAKNSCEHLADKLYKRGIIAEVFHGDKGQGSRTRILEDFKSGEIDVLIATDIAARGLDIEKLPVVINFDLPRSPSDYMHRIGRSGRAGEVGLALSLIDHEDYHHFTIIEKKNKIRLEREQIEGFEVDEEATAELVAALKPVAPPAGTGKKKKKKKAQTNQDVWLRNN, from the coding sequence ATGACTAACACCACGACACCAACCAACTTCTCTGATCTTGGCTTAATCTCACCTTTGATGGCTCGTTTATCTGAGCTTGAATACCAACAGCCAACGCCTATCCAAGCGCAAGTTATTCCAAGTGTGTTAGCAGGACGCGATTTAATTGCAGGCGCAAATACGGGTTCAGGTAAAACCGCTGCATTTGCACTTCCTCTGTTACAACAGATCCATGAAGATGCACCTCTGGACCGTCGTTCAGGCAAAGGTAACTTCGTTTCTGGCCTTATCTTAGTGCCTACTCGTGAACTTGCTAAGCAAGTTGCTGATAGCGTTAAATCTTACGCAGTGCATTTTAACGGTACGATTAAAACGGTTTGTGTATTTGGTGGTGTGTCGGTCAACACTCAGATGCAAGCGTTACGTGGCGGCACTGATATCTTGGTGGCGACACCGGGTCGTTTACTTGACCTTATTTCAAGCAACGCAATCAAACTTGATAAAGTCAAAACGCTCGTGCTTGATGAAGCAGACCGTATGTTGAGCCTTGGCTTTACCGAAGAGCTCGATGCTATCTTGAAGTTACTGCCGAGCAAGAAGCAAACTCTGTTGTTCTCTGCAACGTTCCCTGAGCAAGTTAAAACATTAACTCACGAACTATTGAATGATCCGATTGAAGTACAACTTCAAAGTGCCAACGCGAGCACATTGGTTCAGCGTGTATTTGAAGTCGAAAAAGGTCGCAAGACAGCATTGCTAGCGCATCTAATTCAGCAACACGAATGGCGCCAAGCTTTGATCTTCGTGAATGCGAAAAACAGCTGTGAGCACCTAGCAGACAAGCTTTACAAACGCGGCATTATCGCTGAAGTATTCCACGGTGATAAAGGGCAAGGCTCACGTACTCGTATCCTTGAAGATTTTAAATCTGGCGAGATCGACGTTCTGATCGCGACTGACATCGCGGCACGTGGGCTGGATATTGAGAAGCTTCCAGTCGTTATCAACTTTGACTTACCACGCAGTCCGTCAGACTACATGCACCGTATCGGCCGAAGTGGTCGTGCAGGTGAGGTTGGCCTAGCGTTATCTCTGATCGATCACGAAGACTACCATCATTTCACGATCATTGAGAAGAAGAATAAGATTCGTCTTGAGCGTGAGCAAATCGAAGGCTTTGAAGTGGATGAAGAAGCAACCGCTGAACTCGTTGCAGCATTGAAACCCGTTGCGCCACCGGCTGGCACAGGTAAAAAGAAGAAAAAGAAAAAAGCACAAACTAATCAAGATGTGTGGTTGAGAAACAACTGA
- a CDS encoding phospholipase D family protein has translation MLKNKMRAICAIFCIALLAGCAQPYPDVEPGFEANWQSTEHQAEVYLIPTAPEAFARRIDLVRHAENSIDITYFSWEKDTLGLMLLDELKQAADRGVSVRLTLDDLLVFNDKWLAELDSHPNIEIRLFNPFDSRKESWIGRAFNFSTHQKQLDNRLHEKYFNVDHQWMILGGRNIGDDYFGYSEKANFFDMDVLFKGDVIAAFNQNYQALWNSEHVVPIQERIKIKGTEQYKAFTKALNKGEKNKALITSEVERQIKNLNHLSFISASVTPVFDSLEKLNDNKPYFRQRTEHLIKQKIPTPSKAVISTPYVVPSDNQFVFIDALTEQQAKVTLMTNSSASNDSGFVPAYYEQHRQTLLDKGVSIFEYKSKAINDDHYFHVDTYYHNKTVILDNRVTYIGSSNFDPRSDFLNIELGVLIDSEEFAEQVTHYLTRQKNDLFWAVSRDQSGETKWVSGEQEYTKNPNYSSWNKLPDWLFRKMNGEFEL, from the coding sequence ATGCTTAAGAATAAGATGCGCGCCATATGTGCGATATTTTGCATTGCTTTATTAGCCGGCTGCGCCCAACCTTACCCTGATGTCGAGCCCGGCTTCGAAGCTAACTGGCAAAGCACAGAACACCAAGCTGAAGTGTATCTAATTCCAACCGCACCTGAAGCGTTTGCTCGTCGTATTGACCTAGTTCGCCACGCCGAAAACTCAATCGATATCACCTACTTCTCTTGGGAAAAAGACACGCTTGGTTTAATGCTGTTAGATGAATTAAAACAAGCGGCCGATCGTGGTGTTTCTGTACGGCTAACTCTCGATGATTTGTTGGTATTTAACGATAAATGGTTGGCTGAATTGGACTCGCACCCAAACATTGAAATTCGATTGTTCAATCCGTTTGATTCTCGCAAAGAGAGCTGGATAGGACGCGCGTTTAACTTCTCGACTCACCAAAAACAGTTAGATAACCGACTGCATGAGAAATACTTTAATGTTGACCACCAATGGATGATCCTCGGGGGGCGCAACATCGGTGATGACTACTTTGGCTACAGTGAAAAAGCCAACTTCTTTGATATGGATGTGCTATTCAAAGGCGATGTGATTGCTGCGTTCAACCAAAATTACCAAGCATTGTGGAACAGCGAACATGTGGTGCCGATTCAGGAACGCATTAAAATCAAAGGAACGGAGCAATATAAAGCGTTCACCAAAGCGTTGAATAAAGGCGAGAAAAATAAAGCGTTGATCACGTCTGAAGTCGAGAGACAGATAAAGAACTTAAACCATCTGAGTTTCATTTCTGCTTCTGTCACGCCAGTATTTGATTCACTGGAGAAACTCAATGATAACAAGCCCTACTTTCGCCAACGTACAGAGCACTTGATCAAGCAAAAAATACCGACACCTTCAAAAGCAGTGATTTCTACGCCTTATGTGGTGCCGAGCGACAACCAATTTGTGTTTATTGATGCATTAACTGAGCAACAGGCCAAAGTGACTTTAATGACCAATTCATCGGCTTCTAATGATTCGGGGTTTGTTCCTGCGTATTACGAGCAACATCGCCAGACCTTACTCGATAAAGGCGTCAGTATCTTTGAGTACAAAAGCAAAGCGATCAATGATGACCACTATTTTCATGTTGATACTTACTATCATAATAAAACCGTGATTCTAGATAACCGTGTTACGTATATCGGTTCATCGAACTTCGATCCCAGGTCCGATTTTTTGAATATTGAGCTTGGCGTGCTGATTGATAGTGAAGAGTTTGCGGAACAAGTAACACACTATTTAACACGTCAGAAAAACGATTTGTTTTGGGCTGTGTCGCGCGACCAATCAGGCGAAACAAAGTGGGTTTCAGGAGAACAAGAATACACTAAGAACCCTAATTACAGTTCATGGAACAAACTACCAGACTGGTTATTCAGAAAAATGAATGGAGAGTTTGAGCTCTAA